From Mycobacterium colombiense CECT 3035:
CGGTGAGCAGCACCGCGGTGTAGACGGCCAGCGGTGCCGCGAAGACGGCGGCCTCCAGTCCGGCGGGCCCCTCCACTGCGCGCAGGACGGGCCGCAACGGGCCCAACGGGATTCGCTCGCCGGTCATCCGGTCCACCTCCGAGGCCGCGGCGACGCCGATGCCGGCGGAGAAGAAGCTGAGAATCCACGAGCCGATGCTCATCGGCGACGTCAGCTTGACCGTCCGCAGCATGTTGACGAAACGCTCGGGCCGGCCCAGGTCCTTCACCAGGGCGAAGGCCCCGAGCGCCACCGCGATCAGGGCGGACAGCCTGGTGTTGCGGCGCAACGTGTTTCGCCCGGTGAGCTGGGCTCCCGCCGCCAGCAGGCCGGACCCGCCGGCGACGCCGCCGAGGAAGAGGTACGCCGCCACCTCGTGCCCCCACGGCGCCGGCTTGACCACCGGACGTCCGTAATACGAGGTGAATTCGGCGTCGGGGACCATCGGCATCTCGCGTGACCCGTCACCGCCGCCGCGGCGGCCCGCGCGCCTGCCTTTGCGGCGCCGGCCACCGGTGGGTTCCGGCGGGCGGAAGCTGTCGAATTCCGAGGTGCTCACCGGCTGCTCCAGAAGGCCCACGCCGCCGCGCCGACCATGCCGGCAGCGGCCATGCTCGCCCGCTTGAACATCGTCTTCAGGTCGGCCGTGCACACCCGCGGATCGGGCGGCAGTCCGTACACCTCCGGCTCGTCGAGCAGCAGGAACACCGACCCGGTCCCGCCAACGCCGTCGTTCTCGTTGGCGCCGTAAAGCCTTGCCTCGGTGCGGCCTTCGGCGTGCAGCTGCGCGACGCGCTCGCGCGCCTGGGTCACCAGCTCGTCGTGATCGCCGAACTTGATCGATGTGGTCGGGCAGGTCTGGGCGCACGCCGGCACCTGGTCCTCGACCAGGCGGTCGTAGCACAGCGTGCACTTCTGGGCGACGCCGGTGACGAAATCCTCCTGGGGACGGCCGGGTCGTTCCACCGGCGTTGCGTATGTGCCGTCGCTGCGGCGTTCGACCACGCCGAACGGGCATCCCGCCACGCAGGTTCCGCAGCCGTTGCACACGTCGTGCTGCACCACCACGGTGCCGAATTCGGTGCGGAACAACGCGCCCGTCGGGCACACGTCCAGGCAGCCGGCGTGCGTGCAGTGCTTGCACACGTCCGACGACATCAGCCAGCGGAACTCCGGGGTGTGCAGCGGCTGCGAAACAGGCTCTGGCGTATCGGTTTTCGTGGCACCGGGGATGCCGGGCATGCCCAGATTGATCAGCGCGCGACCGGATTCGCGGGCCTCTTCGATGCGGTCACGGCCCTGCTCGATGAAGGCGACGTGGCGCCAGGTGCTGGCGCCCAGCGCCCCGGTGTTGTCGTAGGAGGACCCCAGCAGCTCGAGGTCGCCGTCGCGCGGGTTGCGGTTCCACTCCTTGCACGCGACCTCGCAGGCCTTGCAGCCGATGCAGATCGAGGTGTCGGTGAAGAACCCCTTGCGCGGCTTGCGATCCGACCAACCGGCATCGGTGGCCGGGTCAGTCGGTCCGATCAGCTGACCCATCGGCCCTCCTCGTGTCCGGCGGCCCGATGACGTCCCAGACCGCATCGTCGACCCGTACATTGTCCGTCTCGGTGGTGGCGCCCGACCGGGACTGGTATTCGGCGATCAGGCGCAGCAGCTCCTCGCCCCGCGGACGGCGGCCCGGGCGGATGTCGCACGAGCCGGCCTTGGACTCCTGGATCTGCACATTGGGATCGAGCGTCACGCCCAGCAGGTCGTTGGCCGCGTCGCCGCTGACCACCGCGTCGCCGCCCACGCCCCAGTGGTACGGCAGCCCGATCTGATGCACGGTGTGCCCGTTGATGATCAGCGGCTTGACGCGTTTGGTGACCAGCACCCGGGCCTCGATCGCGGCGCGCGGCGAGATGAGGGTGGCCCACCCATAGGGCTCGAGCCCGCGTTCGGCGGCCAGTTCCGGGGACACCTCGCAGAACATCTCCGGCTGCAGCTCCGACAGGTAGGGCAGCCAGCGACTCATGCCACCCGCGGTGTGGTGCTCGGTGAGCCGGTAGGTCGTGAAGACGTAGGGGTAGACCTCGGCCCCGGGATCACCGGCGCTCGGTGCGCTCAGATTGTCCTTGCGCGGGAACGTGATTCGCGCCGGATTGCGCTGCTGCGGGTAGAGCGCGTTGCTGACCGGTGACTCCTGCGGCTCGTAATGCGTGGGCAGCGGCCCGTCGATCACGCCCTTGGGCGCGAACAGCCAGCCCTTGCCGTCGGCCTGCATGATGAACGGGTCGTCGCCGGCCAGCGCGTCGGGACCACCCAGGTCGGGGTCCGGGCGGCTACCGGGCGCCCGGTCGGCGACGAAGTCAGGCACGTCGTAGCCGACCCAGCGCTGTTCGTCCGAGTCCCACCAGACGTATTTCTTGCGTTCGCTCCACGGCTTGCCGTCGGGGTCGGCCGACGCGCGGTTGTAGAGCACCCGCCGGTCGGCCGGCCACGCCCAGCCCCACTCGGATTGGCTCGGTGAGTCACCGCCGTGCGGCACCCGGCGGGCGGCCTGGTTGGTGGCGTTCGCGTACACCCCGGTGTAGATCCAGCAGCCGGCGGCCGTCGACCCGTCGGCGCGCAGTTCGGTGTAGGAGGTCAACGGGTCCCCGGTGGCGCCACCGCCGACCCGATACCCGTTGACCTCGGCCAGCACCGCTTCCCCGTCGGGTTCGCCGTGCTCGTCGGTCGGGTAGTCCCACGTCAGGTCCAGCAGCGGCCGGTCCCGCTCGTCGGTCGAGCCGGCCAGCCGTTGCCGGATCCGCTTGCCGAGCTCGTAGAAGAACTGCAGCTCGCTCTGGCACTGGCCGGGCGGCTCGACGGCCTTGTGCCGCCACTGCACCAACCGCTGGGTCTGGGTGAACGAACCGGCCTTCTCGACGTGCGTTGCGGCGGGCAGGAAGAACACCTCGGTCTCGATGTCGGAGGTCGTGAGTTCGCCCGACGCGATCTCCGGACCGTCCTTCCACCAGGTGGCCGACTCGATGAGGTTGAGGTCGCGGACCACCAGCCACTTGAGATGCGACATGCCCAGCCGCTGCATGCGGCCGTGGGCCGAACCCACCGCGGGGTTCTGCCCGAGCAGGAAGTAGCCCTCGACCTCGTCATCCAGCATTCCCATCACGGTCTGATAGGTGCCGTGCGGACCGGTCAGCCGCGGCAGGTAGTCGTAGGCCCAGTCGTTGTCCGCGGTGGCCGCATCGCCCCACCACGCCTTGAGCAGGCTGACGGCGTAGGCATCCGCGTTGGCCCAGAAGCCCTTCTGCTTCTTGGAGCCCACCGCCTCGAGGTAATCGGCCAGGGTGTCGTGCATGCCCGCCTTGGGCATCGGCAGGTACCCGGGCAGCAGGTTGAACAGCGTGGGGATGTCGGTGGAACCCTGAATGGTGGCGTGGCCGCGCAGCGCCATGATCCCGCTGCCGGGCCTGCCCACGTTGCCCGTCAGCAGCTGCAGAATCGTTGCGGTGCGGATGAATTGGGCACCCAGGGTGTGCTGGGTCCAGCCGACGGCGTAGGCGAAGCAGGTGGTGCGCTCGCGTCCCGAGTTCTCCACGATGGATTGGGCCAGATAGTCGAAGTCCTCGCGGCTGATGCCGCAGACGTCCTTGACCATCTCGGGGGTGTAGCGGGCGTAGTGGCGCTTGAGGATCTGGAACACCGTCCGGGGGTGCTGCAGGGTTTCGTCGCGCTTCACCTTGGCGTGCGCCAGCGGCGGGCCGCCGCTGCCGTGCTCGTGTCCCGCTCCGCTTTCCGAGGCGGTGGCGCCGTGCGTGTGGCCCCGCCCGGGGACTCGATCTGTCCGTTGCCTTCCTCGTCGTAGGCCCAGCTCGACGTGTCGTACTGCCCGGTTTCCGGGTCGAACCCGGAGAACAGGCCGCCGAGATCCTCGGTATCCCTGAACTTCTCGTTGATCAGCGTGGCGGCATTGGTGTACGCGACCACGTACTCCTTGAACCACAACTCATTGGACAGGATGTGGTTGATCAACGCGCCGAGCAGCACCACGTCCGAGCCGGCGCGGATCGGGATGTGCCGATCGGCGACCGCCGAGGTGCGGGTGAAGCGCGGGTCGACGTGGATCACCCGCGCGCCGCGGGCCCTGGCCTCTTCGACCCACTGGAATCCGACCGGGTGGCACTCGGCCATGTTGGAGCCCTGGATGACGATGCAGTCCGCATTGGCCATGTCTTGCAGTGATTGGGTGGCGCCGCCGCGCCCGAAGGAGGCTCCCAGACCGGGAACCGTTGCGCTGTGTCAAATACGGGCTTGGTTCTCGATCTGGATCGCGCCCGCGGCGGTGAAGAGCTTCTTGATGAGGTAGTTCTCTTCGTTGTCCAGGGTCGCGCCGCCGAGCGCCGCGATGCCCATGGTGCGGCGCAGCAGGTTGCCCTTCTTGTCGATGTCCTGCCAACTGTTGCGACGCGACTCCACGAAGCGGTCGGCGATCATGTCGATGGCGGTGTCGAGCTCCAGCGGTTGCCATTCGGTCGCCCGGGGCGGCCGGTAGAGCACCTGCAGCTGCCGCCCGGGCGAGTTCACCAGCTGCTCGCTCGCAGAACCCTTGGGGCACAACCGACCTCGTGAGATCGGCGAATCGGGATCGCCCTCGATCTGGACGACCCGCTCATCCTTGACGTACACCCGCTGCCCGCAGCCCACCGCGCAGTACGGGCACACGCTCTGCACGACGCGGTCGGCGGTGGTGGTGCGCGGCGTGAGCGCGCGGGTGTGTTTGGACGTCACCGCCGAGCCGCGGCCGAGCTTGTCGGTCGACCGCAACTGGCGCAGCACGGGCCATTCCAGAAACACTTTGCGCAGGGCCATGTCCTCACCCTAATGGCGATCGCAAGCGCGGCGAAGCCGGGCGCGGCGGGTCGCCATGCAACCTCATGGCGATCGCAAGCGCGGCGAAGCCGGGCGCGGCGGGTCGCCATGCAACCTCATGGCGATCGCAAGCGCGGCGAAGCCGGGCGCGGCGGGTCGCCATGCAACCTCATGGCGATCGCAAGCGCGGCGAAGCCGGGCGCGGCGGGTCGCCATGCAACCTCATGGCGATCGGTGGGCTGCGCGCACCACGATGGTGTGCTCACCGCGTGGCACCAGCTCACCGATGACCGGTGCCTCCGGGATCTCCCCGGCGATCAGCAGCCCACCGGAGGTCTGCGCGTCGGCGAGCAGCAGGGCGTCGTCGGAGCCCACGGCCGACAGGTCGACGTGCGGCGCCACCCAGTCGAGGTTGCGCCGGGTGCCCCCGCTGACGTAGCCGGCGGCCAGCGCTTCGCGCGCGCCGTCCAGGTAGGGCACCGCCGCCGAGTCGATCACCGCGGTGACGCCGCTGGCCCGCGCCAGCTTGTGCAGGTGTCCGAGCAGCCCGAAACCGGTGACATCCGTGGCACATTCGATGCCGGCCGCCAGCGCCGCGGCGGCCGCCTCGGCGTTGAGCGTGGTCATCACGGCGATCGCCTCCTCGAAGCGCTCCCCGGTGGCCTTGTGACGGTTGTTCAGGACGCCGACACCGAGCGGCTTGGTCAGCGACAGCGGCGTTCCCGGTTTTCCGGAATCGTTGCGCAGCAGGCGGTTTGGGTCGGCTATCCCGGTGACCGCCAGCCCGTACTTGGGCTCGGGGTCGTCGACGCTGTGTCCGCCGGCCAGGTGGCAGCCGGCCAGGCCGCACACGTCGAGCCCGCCGCGCAGCGTCTCGGCGGCCAGCTCGAACGGCAGCACCTCGCGCGGCCAGCCCAGCAGGTTCACCGCGACCACCGGGCGCCCGCCCATCGCGTAGACGTCGGACAGCGCGTTGGTGGCCGCGATGCGGCCCCAGTCGTAGGCGTCGTCCACCACCGGGGTGAAGAAGTCCGTCGTCGCGATCAGCGCCGTCCCGTCCTGGATGCGGACCACCGCCGCGTCGTCGCCGTTGTCGAGCCCGACCAGTAACTCCCCGACCGCGTCGCGCGGGGGGTTCGATCCCAGCCCGCGGACCACCTCCTCGAGCTCACCGGGCGGGATCTTGCAGGCGCAGCCGCCGCCATGGGCGTATTGAGTCAGTCGGTACGTCACGGCGTCCATGGTGCCCGCGGCGCGGAGGCTGCGACAATTGGCGCCATGGCTCAAGGAGGCGTGTCCGGTCTGGTGACCGGCGCGGTCTTCAAAACCGTCGAACGGCAGTCGCTGCCGTTGGCGGGTTCAATTCCCGTCCGCCTCCGCCATGTTCTTCCGGGCCCGACATGAGCGACCCGCGCCGCCGGGTGCCCGGCACCGACACGCTGCTCGCCGACCCGCGGCTGGTCGCGGCGCAGCGGGTGCTCGGCCGCGAGCTGGTCAAGTCGGTGATCACCGCGGCACAACGGCGGGCGCGGGCCGGAGAGATCACACCCGAGCAGGTCGCCGAGCACGCGGTCGCCGCCCTGCCCGC
This genomic window contains:
- the nrfD gene encoding NrfD/PsrC family molybdoenzyme membrane anchor subunit, which gives rise to MSTSEFDSFRPPEPTGGRRRKGRRAGRRGGGDGSREMPMVPDAEFTSYYGRPVVKPAPWGHEVAAYLFLGGVAGGSGLLAAGAQLTGRNTLRRNTRLSALIAVALGAFALVKDLGRPERFVNMLRTVKLTSPMSIGSWILSFFSAGIGVAAASEVDRMTGERIPLGPLRPVLRAVEGPAGLEAAVFAAPLAVYTAVLLTDTATPTWNAAYRDLPFVFVSSASLAASGLAMITTPVAEAGPARKLAVIGAVGDLISARFTEYRMDPVTREPLHHGTPGRLLSASEWLAAAGGLGALLGGRHRAVAALSGLSLLTASAMLRFGFFEAGKESTGDPRYTIEPQKRRLAARRAAGITGDSITTAD
- the selD gene encoding selenide, water dikinase SelD; this encodes MDAVTYRLTQYAHGGGCACKIPPGELEEVVRGLGSNPPRDAVGELLVGLDNGDDAAVVRIQDGTALIATTDFFTPVVDDAYDWGRIAATNALSDVYAMGGRPVVAVNLLGWPREVLPFELAAETLRGGLDVCGLAGCHLAGGHSVDDPEPKYGLAVTGIADPNRLLRNDSGKPGTPLSLTKPLGVGVLNNRHKATGERFEEAIAVMTTLNAEAAAAALAAGIECATDVTGFGLLGHLHKLARASGVTAVIDSAAVPYLDGAREALAAGYVSGGTRRNLDWVAPHVDLSAVGSDDALLLADAQTSGGLLIAGEIPEAPVIGELVPRGEHTIVVRAAHRSP
- a CDS encoding 4Fe-4S dicluster domain-containing protein, which produces MGQLIGPTDPATDAGWSDRKPRKGFFTDTSICIGCKACEVACKEWNRNPRDGDLELLGSSYDNTGALGASTWRHVAFIEQGRDRIEEARESGRALINLGMPGIPGATKTDTPEPVSQPLHTPEFRWLMSSDVCKHCTHAGCLDVCPTGALFRTEFGTVVVQHDVCNGCGTCVAGCPFGVVERRSDGTYATPVERPGRPQEDFVTGVAQKCTLCYDRLVEDQVPACAQTCPTTSIKFGDHDELVTQARERVAQLHAEGRTEARLYGANENDGVGGTGSVFLLLDEPEVYGLPPDPRVCTADLKTMFKRASMAAAGMVGAAAWAFWSSR